DNA sequence from the Elusimicrobiota bacterium genome:
ATAACCCACGGCCCAGTTGTCGCGGTAATCCTTGGTCGTGCCGGTTTTGGCGGCGATGTCAAAGGGCAGGTTAAAGGCCGAATTCACGCCAAAGGCCGGGGCCCTGGCCGAATTATCGGAAAGGATATTGGTTATTATATAGGCCTCGCTGCGGCCTATGGCGCGGCGCGCGGGCTCCCCCCCGGCGCCGTTCAGGTCGAACCTGACCGGCAGCCAGATGCCGCCGCGCGCCAAAGAAGCGTAAGCGTTCACCAGCTCCAGCAGGGTAACTTCGCCATTACCCAGCGCCAACCCCTCGCCGTAAAATTCCGCGGGTTTAACCAGCGAGGCGAACCCGAAGTCATGCAGTTTTGAGAGGAAAGCCGGCACGCCGGTTTTCTCCGCCGTGCGCACCGCCGGCACATTGTAGGAGCAGGCCAGCGCCTCGCGCAGGCGCACTTTGCCGTGGTAGGTCTTGTCGTAATTCAGCGGGCTGTGGCCTCCGGCCGCGTAAAGCGGCTCGTCCTCAATAATATCCGAGGCCTTGGCGCCTTTTGAAAGCGCCAAAGCGTATAAAAAAGGCTTAAGGGCCGAACCCGGCTGGCGCGGCGAGATTACGCCGTCCACCTGGCCGGAATTAACGGCGTCAAAAAAATCGTTGGAGCCTACCCAGGCGATTATCCCGCCGTCGGAGTTATCAAGCGCCAGCACGGCGCCGTTGGTGACATGGTTGCGCGCGCTTAAAACCGCTAAATGGTTTTTAAGGGCGACTGCCGCGTGCTCCTGAATACGCTGGTCGAGCGTTGTGCGTATCCTGCCCGCGCCGGCCGGCGTATGTTTAAGCGCAAAATCCGAGAACTGCGGGGCCTCGAAATATTTCTGCCGCTCTTTCACGCTGATCTTTTCGGCAAGGGCCAGGCGATAGTTCTCTTCGTCCAGCAGGCCGAAGTCAAGCATCCGGCGCAAAATAAGGCGCTGGCGGGCCAAAGCGTCAAGCGGATGCCTGAAAGGGTCGTAATTTACCGGCGACTTGGGTATGCCGGCAAGCAGGGCCGCCTGCGCCAGGCTCACATCCCTGGCCGGCAGGCCGAAATAGGTTTGGGCGGCCGCTTCAATGCCCGTGGAGGAATTGCCGTAGGAAACGCTGTTAAAATAACCTTCCAGTATTTCCTCTTTACTGTGGCCCGACTCAAGGCGGAAAGCGGAAAGCATCTCCGAGAGCTTGCCGAATATGGTCCTTGGCCTGGGTTCAAGCGCGCGGGCCAGCTGCTGCGTTATGGTGGAGGCGCCCGACACCGTGCGCCCGTTCTTTGAATTCTGCCAGAAAGCGCGCGCCACCGAACGGAAGTCCACCCCGGGATGGGAAAAAAACCGCTTATCCTCAGCCGTCACGGTGGCAAGCGCCAGCCAGGGAGAAATATCCTGAAGTTTCACCGGCGCGCAGCGGGCCGCGGCCGCTCCGTCAAGATAGGCGCGCAGAGGCCGCCCATAGCGGTCGGTTATTTCGGTGGAAGCCTTAGGCGCAAAATCCGAGCCCGCGGCCGGCGGCAGCAGCGCCAGCATTAGCAGCACTTTGGATATTAGTGGCATTGAGAGTTAAACCAAGCAGACAGAATTCCGACTACTTCCTTATTTCCTTCTACTCGCAATAAAAATCATGTTCGGCAAAAGTGTTTAAAGTTATCTTGTAATCATCCCTTATGCTTAAAACTGTTTTCGGAAGCGTTTTTTTATCCGCCGGTCTATGATAGGCGGAAAAGGATAAAACAGGCTTATATTTCCTGATAATCCTTCCCGCCCCGGATAAAACGTTTTCTTCGTATCCCTCCACGTCTATTTTTATAAAACCCACCCTGCCGCTGATAAAACTGTCCAGAGCGATGACCTTTATATCCCGCGTATTTTTATACCGGATATTTTTATTCACGGCGATATCGCTCCCCTCTATCATCGCCGAGCCTTCCCCCCCGATATTGTATTTTATCCTTACAGTGTCCGTTTTCTTTCCCAAAGCGATATTCACGGGCACGATCATCTTTTCCAAATGATTGAGGTTTATGTTCTTTTTCAATATTTCATACGTTTCGCTGACCGGTTCAAAAGCGTAAATTTTTTTGGCGCCGCATGCGTAAGCGTATAAAGAAAAAATGCCGATATTGGCCCCGGCATCTATAACCACGGTGTTTTTGAGGTTCACAACGTTATATTGGTTGTCTTTTATAATTGAACTTATGTCGCGGATGAAATTCCCCAGGTCTTTGGGAACCATGAGGAATACTCTTTTTTTATTTTTGAATTTAATTTCTATCTTTTCAGGGGCCATTCCCATAATTTTTTTAATGGCCTTGTCGCATAACAGCTTGGACGAATAGCCGCCGGCGGAGGAACCGGTTATACGCGGGATATTCTGCCTGATACGATGTACGGTATTAAAAGCATGCTGGTCCAATTCCTTGGGATTCCCTTTGTTGTCGTACAAAATCATCCTGATTTTGCGGCCGTTCCTGTCTGTTATTCCCGCCATAGTCCGATCCCCTTTTTCCGCGGTGAAAGAAATTATTTTATCACATTTTCCCCTCCCGCATTTTTTATGGCGATCCCCAGAAACTTCCCAAAAGATTTTTTGGCGGCATAACTTTTTGTATCATATAGCGGTGGGGGCTTGTTCGCGCGACCTTTTGGCAGGCATCGGAAGTTTCAGGCGCGGGAGAACCCGCGACAACCGCTCTTTTTTCCCGCAGAACAAAGACGATGTTTACGATCCGCAATAATATTTCCGACGCACCGGCTGAAAGCCGTTTTTTTACGGGTTTAACGCCTTATGTGTGCCTTTTGCTGTTGATAAGCGTCGTTTACGCGCATGCGGTTTTTTTTGGTTTCTCATATCTTGACGACAATAACCTGATCCTTGATAATTTTCACTTTCTGGGAGATCTCTCCAACTTTTTTAAGGCTTTCCAGCGGGATGTTTTTGGCGCGGCGAACGAATTTTATTACAGGCCGCTGATGACCATATCGCTGATGATAGACGCCCGGTTCGGCGGCACGGCGCCATGGGCTTATCACCTCACCAACATATTGATACATTCCGCCTCTTCATGCCTGCTCCTGGTCCTTCTGCGCCGGCTCGGCTGCGCACGGTTCCCGTCGTTCTTATGTTCGGCTTTTTTCGCCGTTCATCCGGCCCTGTGCCAGGCGGTCGCCTGGATCCCGGGCAGGAACGACTCCCTGCTGGCGCTTTTCATCCTTCCGGCTTTCATCTTCTTCATCGATTACGCCGCGCAGAGAAAAACCCTCCATCTGGCGCTGCATCTTTTGTTTTTTTTACTCGCCCTGCTCACAAAAGAGACCGCTCTGGTTTTGCTCGTCTTATGCCCTTTGTACATGCTTCTGATTGCGCGGAAACGTATTTTCGAACCGCGCAACCTGCCGGTTTTTATCGGGTGGACAGCGGCAGCCTGCGGATGGTTTATTCTCCGTAAAGCGGCTTTCCTGCATCCTGTCCAATACGCGCCGGAGTATATGTTACGGTCTTTTTTCACGAATCTGCCCGCCGTTATGCTGTACACAGGCAAGTTTTTATTCCCGTTCAATCTTTCCGTTCTTCCGATTTTGCGCGATAACACCCCGATTTACGGATATATCGCATCGGCTCTTATTTTCATGCTTTTATATTGTTCAAAAAATGCGGACAGGAAGCGCGCGGCTTTCGGATTGTTATGGTTTCTGCTTTTCCTGCTGCCCGGCTTTCTGCGGCCTAATTCCGATCTGCCGGCCGATTTCATAGAGCACAGAATGTATGTGCCGGCTCTGGGGTTTATCCTTCTGCTGCTTGAGACAAACGCGGTAAAAAACCTTGTTTTCGGCAAAAACCCGGGCACGTTCCTTGCGGGACTGATACTGGTTTTATTTTCCGTTATTAACGTTTTCTACAGCGCCAACTTTAAGAATTCATACAATTTCTGGAACAACGCCGTGACACATTCACCGGAGTATCACCTGACCCAGTGCAATTTCGGCCTTGAACTGGCGATGAAGGGCGACTTAACCCATGCCATAGAGCATTATCAGGAAGCATTGAAACTTAATCCCGCTTATCCAGATGCTCACAATAATCTCGGCATCGCGTTGGCCAAACAGGGGAAGTTTGAACAAGCTGTTTTGGAGTACAGGGAGGCATTGCGGTTGAACCCGTACCTGGCGGAAACACACGATCAATTGGGGCTTGCCTTAAGCGCTCAGGGTAAAGTGGACGAGGCTGTCGCGCATTATCGCGAAGCATTGCGGCTCAAGCCGGACGATGTGGAAGTTCATAATAACTGGGGACTTGCTTTAAGCGCTCAGGGCAAAACCGAGGAAGCTATAGCGCATTACCGCGAAGCATTGCGGCTTAAGCCGGACCTGGCGCCGGTTCATAATAACTGGGGCATGACTCTGGCTTACTCCGGCAGGATGGATGAGGCTATACAACATTTCCGTGAAGCCCTTAAAATTCTCCCGAATTACGCGACTGCCCGAACAAACCTGAACACAGCTTTGAAGGTAAAACAGAAAAGCCATAGCCGCGGACAATAAATCGTATTTATAAACCTGCTCCCGCATTAACCTGAAAGTTTCAGTTGAAACTTTCCCTTCGCGGCGCTCAGGTGCGCTTCGCGCGGCATACACCTTCGCAAATTCTGCGCGCAATGCGCTTGATTTGCGACCCGCAAAGCGGGGAATCCTGCATATTTTTATTCCTTATGTTTTTAAATGAGAATAACCTTGAACTGCAGGATTTAGGTTAAAGCCGTCCGCCCTCCGCTACAACTTAAAAAACACGATGGAAAGGGGAGGCAGCGTCACTCTGAGGGAATAAGGACGCCCGTGCGAGGCGAAAGGTTCGGCGTTTGCGCCGCCCAGGTTCCCCATTCCGCTCCCCCAATAAGCCGCGGCGTCGCTGTTAAGGATTTCTTTCCAGAAACCGCCGCGCGGCACGCCGATCCGGTAATTGAACCGCGGCACGGACGTGAAATTGCAGGCCGCCAGGATCATGTCCCCCTCGCCCGCGCCTTTGCGCAGAAAAGCCAGCACGCTTTGCTGTGAATCATTCGCGTCGACCCATTCAAATCCGGCGGGGTTGCAGCTAAGTTCGTAGAGCGCGGGCTCGGCCCGATAAAGAAGGTTGAGATCTTTAACCCAGTTCTGCATTCCGGAGTGGGGCTTGAATTCCGTTAAGTGCCAGTCCAGGCTCCGTTCGTGGTCCCACTCGGTCCATTGCGCGAACTCGCCGCCCATAAAAAGAAGTTTTTGCCCCGGCTGGGCGAACATGGTCCCGTATAAAAGCCTTAAATTCGCGAATTTTTGCCATACATCGCCGGCCATTTTATCCAGCAGCGATCTTTTGCCGTGGGCCACTTCGTCATGAGACAGGGGCAGGACAAAATTCTCGCCGAACGCGTAGAGCATGCGGAAGGTGAGGGCGTTATGATGGTACTTCCGGTACACCGGGTCTTTGGACAAATACTGGAGCGTGTCATGCATCCAGCCCATATCCCACTTCATTCCGAAGCCCAGCCCGCCGATATAGGTCGGGCGCGAAACCCCCGGCCAGGCGGTGGATTCCTCGGCGTAGGTCTGTACGTCCGGGTAATTCTTATAAACGACGCGGTTGAATTGCTGCAGGAAAGCGATAGCTTCCAGGTTTTCGTTCCCGCCGTGGCGGTTCGGTATCCACTCGCCGGGCTTGCGCGAGTAATCCAGGTACAGCATGGACGCCACCGCGTCAACCCGCAGCCCGTCAACGTGATACCTGTCCAGCCAGAACAGGGCGCTGCTGAGCAGGAAACTGCGCACCTCGTTGCGCCCGAAGTTGAAAATGGAGCTGTTCCAATCCGGATGCACGCCCTGTTTGGGATCGGCGTGTTCATAGAGATGCGTGCCGTCAAAATATTCAAGGCCGTGCGCGTCTGCCGGGAAATGCGCGGGCACCCAGTCAAGTATAACGCCGATGCCGTTCCGGTGAAGCTGGTCTATCAGGTACATCAGGTCCTGGGGGCTGCCGTAACGGCTGGTGGGAGAAAAATACCCGATGGTCTGATAACCCCATGACCCGTAAAAAGGGTGTTCGGTAACGGGCATCAGCTCCACATGCGTAAAACCCATCTGTTTCACGTACGCCGGCAACTGCGCCGCCATTTCCCGGTAGGTGAGCGGCCTGTTTCCCTCTTCGGGAACGCGCCGCCAGGAACCCGGATGTACCTCATAGATAGAAACGGGGCTTTTCAGGCCGTTGGCCCGGCCCCGGGTTTCCATCCATTGGCTGTCATTCCAGCCGTAATCAAGCGACCAGACCACGGACGCGGTTTTTGGAGGGACTTCGGAAGTGAACGCCAGCGGATCCGCTTTTTCCCCGTGAAAGCCGGCGTATTTTGAAACAATGTGGTATTTATAATTGCAGCCCTGTTTGACTCCCGCGATAAAGCCTTCCCATATGCCGGAACTGGCCCTCTCTTTCAAAGCGTCCCGTGTTTTGTTCCAGCCGTTGAAGTCGCCCATCACGTAAACCGCCATAGCGTTGGGCGCCCAGACCGCGAAGCGGGTTCCCTCAACCGGTCCGCCAATCACCGGATGCGCGCCGAACTTTTCATACAGCCGCACATGATTACCCTCGTTAAAGAGGTAAATATCCTGATCGGTAAGCGATTGCGCGCCGCTCTCAAGTTTTTTCATGGTCTTATTTTATCCGCTTGGTCAAGTCAGCGCTGAAGCGCTAGAAGCTTTGAAGCGCTGAAGGAAGAATTTACAAGCTTTTAAACTTCAGCTCTTCAGCGCTTCAGACTTCAGAGCTAAGCCGGGGGCCAGGTCAGCCGGCGGAAGATCAATCGTCAGTAGTGATCCCGTCAAAAAATTTTTCATTTAGAACAGTGTCTTCAGGCGGGGGCCCGTCCGGCTCTGTCGTCAGGCGTTTCCAGAGCTTTGGGTTGAGCATGGTGCCCGTGGTCAGCATTTTCTGGTCGGCCGAATAGATAACGCTGCAATCGCGCTTGTACGGCATATCCGGACAGCCGAACTGGTCGAAAACGGCGTAGCGGTAGTCAAAACCGCCGGCGCCGGCGGCGGCCCCGCCCTGGGAAGAAAAATATTTGAAACCGACGACGCTTGAATTGTACTCAGGCTGGATCTCTCCTTTAAGGTTTATATAGCCGATGAACGTGACGGCATGCCCGGTGCCGGTGGTGCGGTTGATATTGATGAATGAGCCCGGTTTCAGTTTATCAAACGCCGTCCTCTCGCCCATGCCGAAATTGATGAGGGCGTCCGCGGTGCCGTAAGATTTGAACTGCGGGTTCACCCAGATATGCCCCTTGAGGTCGGTTACGCTCAAACCCTCAAAGCTTGTAATTGGAAGGTAGTCATAAATGGAGTAGTCCCCCGTCTCCTGCGCGTAGAGCTGATAGGCGGTAAGAATGATCTCCATCTGGGCGGCCACGCACATGGTGCGCGGCGCGTGTGTGGCCGGGATAGTGCCGTAAGTGTGATAGCGGATGTCGTGCGTAAGGACCGAGTGGATATCGTAGCCGAGGAGCGAGTACCTGGCGTTAAGAAAGTCCACAGCTTTCAGGATATAGGCGTTAAAGTACCGCTCTGCCGGCTGTGAAGATTCGCGCGCAGGGATCGGGGCGATTTGCCCGCCGGCCGGAGCAAGAGATATGCCTCCGATATAGTCCAGGCTGATGTTTTCAAGCGCGAACGGCTGTTCCGCCGCGCAATTGCCGGCGGAGAAAAAAAACAACACAGGGGCAAAAAACTTTATCATCGCAAATCCCGGACAGGACTGTCTGGATTTTATTATACAAATTGCAAATCCTTTTTTTGTATTATACACTAAAGAAGAACCTTTGTGGATACTGCAGCTTAACGGAGGCAAAAATGTTCAAGAAATGGCTCATAGCAATAACGGCCGGCGCGTCACTCTTCGGTGTGCGGGCTGTGGCCGCGGAACAGGCGGATTTCAACCAGGGAATGGACGTTAAAGGCATCATAGACACACTTCAGGTCAAGTTTGAGATGCCCGGCTTCCCCAGGGGTCTCTCGGACACTTTCCAATCAGCTTCCGAAAGGAAGGTCCACGCGAAAGGACTTATAAAAAAGGACCTTCCAGCGATCTATTGGCAGAAGTTCCAGTACCGCAATGTGCAGATCCCGGGCGTTTTAGATCTGCGCGCGAATCTGACGCAGATAGAGAATCAGGGCTATTGCGGAAGCTGCTGGGCCTTCAGCCTTACGGCCACCCATCGCGACGGACACGCGCTTGCCGGAAAAGATCCCGGCCGGCTTTCCCAGGAATGGCTGGTTGACAATTCTACCGAGGCCGCGGGCTGCAAAGGCGGCTACTTTGATTCGGCGAACGACTTCGTGGAACCCGGCGGACAGCCGCTCTGGAGCGCCTGTCCCTACAAACAAGGCTCCGGCAAATGCCCGGTCGCGCTCCCGCTCGCCGCGCATATAACCGGCTGGCACATGTTCGGTGAAAAAGGCCAGGGCACGACCGTGCAGGAGATAGAAGCTTATATGGCCACCACCGGCAGCCCCGTATCGATCGGCGTAGCGGCGGCGGCCGGCAGTTGGGAAAATTACAGCGGCGGCATTTACAATGCCTGCACCTCAGGCGAATTGGACCACATGATCAACATCGTGGGTTGGGACAACGAGGGCGCCGCGTTCGACGCAAACGGCAACCTCCCCCCCGGCAAAGGCATCTGGATCCTGCGCAACAGCTGGGGCAAGTCGTGGGGTGAGAATGGCTATATGCGCACCAAAATGACCGACGCAGCCGGAAAGAGATGCAATGCCGTGGCGGAAGAGGCCGCTTACTTCGACTTTTAAACTGTCACCTGCACAATGACGCAGCGGCGGAAGGCATTTGCCTTCCGCCGCTGTTTTTAACCCCGCCTCAAATAATTTTTGCGAATTCAACCGGCAGAAATGAGTGTTATCTCCCCACTTTTTCCCCCAGCCTTTTCAGGTTTGCTATGGCGGCGGCGTTTGACGGGTCCGTCACTAGGGCTTTTTTCCACTTTGCTTCGGCCTCCCTCAGGTTCCCCTTTTCGGCCGCCAGCGTTCCGAGCGAGGTGAGCGCCCGCGGATCGTAAGGGTCCAGAGACAGGGCTTTCAGGTAAAGATCTCCGGCATCCGCTTTTTTCCCGGCTATCAGTTTAAATTCCGCGAGATAATCCATGGCATTGGTGTAGTCGGGATATTTTTTAAGCGCATCTTCAAGGACGAGCGCTGCTTTGTCCGGATCGCCGGAATGTTCATACACCGCCGCCCTGTTGTAAAAAGTTTCTTTTAAGGGATTCCCGCTGCTGAGTTCGGCGTCCAGTATTTCCCCGGCTTCCTTAAGGCGGCCGAGCCTCGCCAGCACAAGCGCAAGGCTGTTCAGGTGTATTTCGGTCGGCTCCCGCCTTACCACCGGTATCAGCAGCCCCAGCGCTTTTTTATAATCCCCCAGCAGATAGTATTCCCGCGCGAGATTGTGCATGGCCTGATAGGACACGGTATGTTTCAGGGCATGCTCGTAAATTTTTATGCTTGAGCCGCGCAAAGCGGTGTTAAGATTTCCTTCGTACACGTAAAAAAGCAGCAGCGCGCAGACCGCGGCGGCGGCGGTTTTTTTTGCGGCGGCGCCGCGACAGGCGGCTTTTTCGTACAGCAGGGCTACTCCAAGAAACAGCGCGAAGTTGCAGGGATACACCCAGTGGTCAAGCATATAATCGTTTCTTGTGCTTATGAGGATGGGCAATTTCGGGGCCAGCGCGGCCAGATACCAGCCCGCCAGAAAAAGCGACAGGCGGTGCCTGCGCAGCAACGCCGCCGCGATGGCGGCGTAAAGAGCCAGAAAATAAAAAGACGCTCCCGCCCCGAAATCCGGCTGCATATGATGCGAATGCAGATTGAACGGCACCAGCGAATTGCCGAGGTACAGGAATATGATCTTGGGGAGTTTCAAGAGCGTGGCCGCGGCGGTCCAAGCTATGCCGTCGGATTTCAGCACCGAAAATCCCACGGCGTATTCCCTCAGATACAGATACGGGGGGACCATGGCGAGAAAGGGGATAAGTTTAAGATATTCTCTCCTGTTCTCCCGCCTGGCGAACAGGGCCAGCGCGGTCAGCGCCGGCGTTATGACGCCGGATTCCTTGGAAAGCATAGCCAGCGCGAAACAAACGAGCGAGAGCGCGTAGCGCAGGCGGCCTTTTTTCAGGAACAAAAGAACGGACAACAGGGAAAAAGAGAGCGTCATAACCTCCGCTCTTCCGGCTATCACTATCAGTTGCTCCACTACGGCGGGGTTCGAGGCGAACAGCGCCGAGGCTATAAACGCGACGACCGCGGAAAATCCGAGTTCAAGCGCCAGCAGAAAAACCAGGCAGGAATTCAGCAGGTGGAAAAACAGGTTGGTCAGGTGATAGCCGAAAGGGTTTAGTTTCCAGACGGTGAAGTCCACGGCGTTGGAGACGGATTGCAGAGGGCGGTAATAGTCCAGCCCCTGGTTGAACACGTCGCTGGTGAAATGGTGTCTGAGGTTCGCCGGCGACCAGCTGCGTATGTTTACGTTGGCGACTATCATCTGCGGGTCGTCCCAGATGAAGCCGAGACGCAGCGTGCCGGCAAAAGAGGCGAGTCCGGCCGCCACGATCAGCGCTATAAGCGGGGCCTTTCCTGCGGTTAATATCTTTCTCATCGTTTAAAAAATCAGACCTGGCACACAAATAAAAATAAAGCTGCCAGTGTGCCCGCCCCCTCCGGAACCCTTCCTTATGATGCTGTAATGGCGCTTCAAAGACTATATTACAATACTGCGCAGGCGCCGTCTCAAGGCCGGCTGTTATATTCCCTGCCGCACTTCTTCGGCCACTCTTCTTTCAGTACCGCGTAGACCGCGTCGTCAGCCCAGATCTTGCCGGTCCAGAAGCTTTTGTTAAAACAGCCTTCTTTCCTCATCCCGATGCGCTCCAGCAATTTTACAGATTTCTTGTTCCGCGGGTCCACCGAAGCCGTGATCCTGTGTTTATGCAGTTCCAGAAATAAATAATCGATCACGCAGGCGACCGCTTCCGTGGCATAGCCTTTCCCCTGGTATTCCGGAGCAAGGGTATATCCCAACTCCGCCTGCTGATTTTCCTTATCCTTGAAATGGATCGCCATATCCCCTATCAGCCTGCCGCTCTCTTTTTCCAGCACGGCGAGCTGATACCAGGTCAGGGGAGTGTCCGGCTTTAAGCCGGCGGTGAGCTCTATGAGGCGGCGAGTATGCCGCAGGCTCTTCATTGACCCCTGATATTTACTTACCTCCGGCCTGGACCGGTATCCGAAAATAACCTCGGCATCGGAAGGCCGCACGGTCCTCAGCAACAACCTTCCGGTCTTTAACTCTATCCCTTTCATCCCGCCTCCGCCCGCAAATTCAGGAATGTCTCCAGACGGCCGATTTCCGATTCCAGTTCTGAACGGAAATTTTTATCGCCGGGGCGTTTCGCTATGAATCCCAGCTCCACATTCAGACGTTTTCCGGCGACGCGCGCGTTCGCCCAGCCGATAACGCTGTCGCCCCACAAGAGCGGCATGGCGTAATAGCCGCGCAGCCTTTTGGCGGACGGCGTGTACGCCTCGAATCGATAGGGCCATTTCCAAAAATGCTCGAACCGCCTCCTGTCCCATACCAATGGGTCAAAAGGAGCAAGAAAACGCACGCGCCCCGGCGCCGCCAAAGCCGGCATTTTGACCGGCGGAAGAAAGTAATTGAGACCGTCCGCCGTTTCTTCCCTGAGTTCCCCGGTTCTCACCATGCCCGACAACACCGCGCACGCGCCGCCGAAGCCGGGAAAAGAGCGGCGCAGCAGCGGCGCCGTTAAAGTTTGAAGCGTTTTTTCAGGAACAGGCGCGAGAATATTTACGACCGCAAGAACGCGCTTTCGCAGACGCTCAGCCGGAGGCAGCTGTTCGGAGCGCGGCGTCGCCGCCGCATAGATCCGTATACCGTTCTCGCGCCGGGCGATCCGAAGGAAGCCGCGATAGTGCAGGTTGTCAAGCGCGTGTGTGGTCGCTTTGGAATTTCCGCCCCAGGCGTTTATTACGCGCCTGCTTCCGAAATGTTTTTCCAGCTGCGCGGGATGCGTTTCTCCTGTTTCACGCACCTTTTCCAGGATCTTTCTTTCCAGAGCGTTCAATTCCGCCGCTTGCCGCGGATGCAGCAGCCGCCATGTTTCCCGCGACACAAAGCCGTAAGCGTATAAATAGTCCTCTTCAATGTCGAGCGCCGGATACCGCCGCTCGAGGTCGCCGGCGCGATACCCCCTGACCCTGTGGCGCAGTATCAGATCCTGCGCCCGCGCCGGCGCGCGGATAGGATCGGCCTGCACGAATCCCAGCCTGCGGATCGCGGCCTGCAGCGTGACCGGCTTGAACAATGAGTTGGCTATCGCGTAGCTGCGTAATCGCCGCAACTTTTCCGTAGTCATGAAAACCCCGCTATTTTGCCGGAAAGCGCTGGATGAGGACGCCGTTTTTTTTGATCTCTTTGCGGAAAGACTTGCCGATAACCGCCCAGTCTACTATCTCAACCCTGAAAGGCAGGCCCGCGGCGGCAAACGCCGCTGAAAGGCTGTCAAGCCGCGACGCGACAAGCGGGTGATCCGTCATTACCACAAGGTCCAGGTATGAATGCGTCTTAGCCGTACCCTCTACCCTTGCGCCATAGACCAGCACATCGAATTCCCGCACATGCCCGGCAAGTATCCCCTTCACCTTTCGAAGATAATTCGGTTTTAAATCGATCATAGTTATATTTTCCTTTATACGCCCTTTCTAATTTTCTAGCAAATGCCCGCCGCCATAGCAAGCAAAACCTGGCCCGCAAGCCGCATTGCCGCGATTTTTTAACATGTATGACTTTTAATTTTTAGTTTTGGCGTGAGTAAGGGATTTTTATACGTTCCTCCAGCCATTGTTTGTTAAATTTCAGGTTGTACTGGTCGTACTTTGCCGAGCGGTCGGGGCAGACGGCAAGCGCGGCCTTATAACAGGCAACGGCCTCGTCTCTCTTATGTAACAGGTCCAAAATCAGGCCCTGCCATGTCAGCGCTTTCCAGTTCGCATTTTGGGGCTCAGCGCATTTCCCGGTGTTTTGAAATGCGAACAACGCTTTATTGTAGTATTTGCCGCCGTAAAGCATTATTCCCAGATGTTCCCAGGCGGCAATGTCCGTCATCACAGTTTTTTTAGCCTCCTCAAACAAGGCGGGAACCTGCTCATCAAATTCAAGCGGGCGGCCTTCAATTTTTCCGATTATCTCCGGGGGCCATGTCATGCGGCTGCCGGACCGGACATACAGGTTTTCAGAATTTTTTGCCGACCTGGCCGTGAAGTCCCGCAAAACTTTAAAAAATTTTTCCGGCTCGTCCGCAAAAGGCGAGTGTGCGGATTTTTCAAAAACGACCATTTCAGCGCCGGGATGATTGGCTTTGAGTATTTCTGGTTTCTTTTCATCCCAGGTAAGGTCATTTTCTGATTCCACAAGGAGAGTCGGTATTTCAAAGTCCTTAAACTTGCCTGTCAGATCTATCCTGCGCGCATCCATTGCCATTGCTGAGTTAAAGCTCTGCGATGGTCTCCATTCGTATAATACAATCCTTGCCATTTCTTCTTTGGAAGGTTTATAGTAATCCTGCTTTTTCCAATCGCCGTTTAAAAGGTTGTTATATATG
Encoded proteins:
- the pbpC gene encoding penicillin-binding protein 1C; this encodes MPLISKVLLMLALLPPAAGSDFAPKASTEITDRYGRPLRAYLDGAAAARCAPVKLQDISPWLALATVTAEDKRFFSHPGVDFRSVARAFWQNSKNGRTVSGASTITQQLARALEPRPRTIFGKLSEMLSAFRLESGHSKEEILEGYFNSVSYGNSSTGIEAAAQTYFGLPARDVSLAQAALLAGIPKSPVNYDPFRHPLDALARQRLILRRMLDFGLLDEENYRLALAEKISVKERQKYFEAPQFSDFALKHTPAGAGRIRTTLDQRIQEHAAVALKNHLAVLSARNHVTNGAVLALDNSDGGIIAWVGSNDFFDAVNSGQVDGVISPRQPGSALKPFLYALALSKGAKASDIIEDEPLYAAGGHSPLNYDKTYHGKVRLREALACSYNVPAVRTAEKTGVPAFLSKLHDFGFASLVKPAEFYGEGLALGNGEVTLLELVNAYASLARGGIWLPVRFDLNGAGGEPARRAIGRSEAYIITNILSDNSARAPAFGVNSAFNLPFDIAAKTGTTKDYRDNWAVGYTPEWTVGVWVGNFDGSPMRKVSGITGAAPVLKEVALEMHKLYPSTPFKRPLGVKTARVCPVSGLLPSAFCPATMEEAFTAGNMPSAQCREHGPPQAQAAPGPPPGRPSVKFPKDGDIFRFDPQTPRAAQALFLKSSVFEGEIVWRVDSRELPERGPSVAWALEPGRHTAYFTLTREGRPVKSGQVRFTVIK
- a CDS encoding FkbM family methyltransferase, with the translated sequence MAGITDRNGRKIRMILYDNKGNPKELDQHAFNTVHRIRQNIPRITGSSAGGYSSKLLCDKAIKKIMGMAPEKIEIKFKNKKRVFLMVPKDLGNFIRDISSIIKDNQYNVVNLKNTVVIDAGANIGIFSLYAYACGAKKIYAFEPVSETYEILKKNINLNHLEKMIVPVNIALGKKTDTVRIKYNIGGEGSAMIEGSDIAVNKNIRYKNTRDIKVIALDSFISGRVGFIKIDVEGYEENVLSGAGRIIRKYKPVLSFSAYHRPADKKTLPKTVLSIRDDYKITLNTFAEHDFYCE
- a CDS encoding tetratricopeptide repeat protein, with amino-acid sequence MFTIRNNISDAPAESRFFTGLTPYVCLLLLISVVYAHAVFFGFSYLDDNNLILDNFHFLGDLSNFFKAFQRDVFGAANEFYYRPLMTISLMIDARFGGTAPWAYHLTNILIHSASSCLLLVLLRRLGCARFPSFLCSAFFAVHPALCQAVAWIPGRNDSLLALFILPAFIFFIDYAAQRKTLHLALHLLFFLLALLTKETALVLLVLCPLYMLLIARKRIFEPRNLPVFIGWTAAACGWFILRKAAFLHPVQYAPEYMLRSFFTNLPAVMLYTGKFLFPFNLSVLPILRDNTPIYGYIASALIFMLLYCSKNADRKRAAFGLLWFLLFLLPGFLRPNSDLPADFIEHRMYVPALGFILLLLETNAVKNLVFGKNPGTFLAGLILVLFSVINVFYSANFKNSYNFWNNAVTHSPEYHLTQCNFGLELAMKGDLTHAIEHYQEALKLNPAYPDAHNNLGIALAKQGKFEQAVLEYREALRLNPYLAETHDQLGLALSAQGKVDEAVAHYREALRLKPDDVEVHNNWGLALSAQGKTEEAIAHYREALRLKPDLAPVHNNWGMTLAYSGRMDEAIQHFREALKILPNYATARTNLNTALKVKQKSHSRGQ